From one Lycium barbarum isolate Lr01 chromosome 6, ASM1917538v2, whole genome shotgun sequence genomic stretch:
- the LOC132598910 gene encoding uncharacterized protein LOC132598910: MAVSSNRSPSPLTARPVLPHPRTSENTNSTPRRSFNGNPFSRPSVLSTHRGLNPVTPFNSPADSAKRVSNSGKEGLVFVEDKENELKAAKLRSPAKGSKNFMSPTISASSKIAQSPKKKILVERNDPVRTSITLSDGKATFFSQEHNNNQNSDNIKSLEGTENVMMEPKETVHPVTKPQKKVTFLEVPSNYNNDPESHSDTVTMDSDLSNDVIAPLDADPSLPPYNPRTNYLSPRPQFLHYKPNPRFEVLLNKEKGLDVGEPKSLEDSFLSELLSDNFSDIDGSESSLTEDSLKESEGSSSEEVIVDKEEEEEEEPKVSEPVIPVAEDISEAKMTAKPRSFKTISKFFSLLLVLMIGFISFSITDSPILAATPGSIDLRFSNLSIPSDIPILAKANSHFKQFSGEAISYFSKLIYDIGRIDYAQKPLKFMNLTDLQESSSIYHGYISSEELDKVLEPIELDEDEESETEPDEEEVQMEGDLDDEVEIEGARELEIEEISSIQLAEVNEVEIEGAHELEIEEVSAIQLTEVNEADSLEKDLGQGQHDLVETEEVSVVLAKENESDSSERDLDQGLTTSDVELELAESKSAIADNSISTDLVVIESVNDNPESLVKYDSAVEDAQPLEMLDRHDGDNVGAYQILGISSLVLGVLAATVLYVKSRSDKTLHPLAAHADQVSSKKFDKHSSQNWPTEVDVAGESCPSEMSSFQISSSYSKKYPKSENDEAQSIEKKPRKSNRRESLATSEFSMGSFTTYERIHASGGEEVITPVRRSSRIRSHVVSP, encoded by the exons ATGGCGGTTTCTTCTAACAGATCTCCTTCTCCACTTACTGCAAGACCTGTTCTTCCTCATCCAAGAACATCTGAAAACACTAATTCTACACCAAGAAGAAGTTTTAACGGCAACCCTTTTTCGCGACCTTCAGTTCTTTCAACCCATAGAGGATTAAACCCCGTTACTCCTTTCAATAGCCCTGCTG ATTCAGCGAAAAGGGTGTCTAATTCAGGGAAAGAAGGGTTGGTTTTTGTGGAGGATAAAGAGAACGAGTTGAAAGCAGCGAAATTGAGGTCACCGGCAAAGGGTTCAAAGAATTTCATGTCTCCAACGATTTCAGCTTCTTCCAAGATTGCTCAATCCCCTAAAAAGAAAATCTTGGTTGAAAGAAACGATCCTGTTAGGACTTCAATCACTTTGTCTGATGGTAAAGCTACATTCTTTTCTCAAGAgcataataataatcaaaattcTGATAATATAAAATCTTTGGAAGGAACTGAGAATGTTATGATGGAGCCTAAGGAGACTGTTCATCCAGTTACCAAACCCCAGAAAAAGGTAACATTTTTAGAGGTACCTTCAAATTACAACAATGACCCTGAATCCCATTCTGATACTGTAACCATGGATTCAGACCTTTCCAATGATGTAATAGCCCCACTTGATGCTGATCCCTCTTTACCTCCATATAACCCTAGAACTAATTACCTCTCTCCAAGGCCTCAGTTTCTTCACTATAAACCCAACCCAAGATTTGAAGTTTTACTGAATAAGGAAAAAGGTTTGGATGTAGGAGAACCAAAGAGTCTAGAAGACAGTTTCTTGTCTGAATTATTGTCCGATAACTTTTCAGACATAGATGGTAGTGAAAGTTCTTTAACAGAAGATTCACTAAAAGAATCTGAGGGTTCTTCTTCAGAAGAAGTGATAGTTGAtaaagaagaggaagaggaagaggagccTAAAGTTTCTGAACCTGTAATACCTGTTGCTGAGGACATTTCTGAAGCAAAAATGACAGCAAAACCAAGGTCCTTTAAAACGATATCAAAGTTTTTTTCTCTGCTGTTGGTACTTATGATTGGTTTCATATCGTTTTCAATTACTGATTCTCCTATACTTGCTGCTACTCCTGGTTCTATAGACTTAAGATTCTCTAATCTCAGTATTCCATCAGATATTCCAATCCTGGCTAAGGCTAATAGTCACTTTAAGCAATTCTCAGGTGAAGCCATTTCTTATTTCTCAAAGTTGATTTATGACATTGGTAGAATAGATTACGCGCAAAAGCCTTTAAAATTCATGAACTTGACTGATCTACAAGAGAGTAGCAGCATATATCATGGATATATTAGTAGTGAGGAATTGGATAAAGTGCTTGAACCAATTGAATTGGATGAGGATGAAGAATCTGAAACTGAACCTGATGAGGAAGAAGTTCAAATGGAAGGTGATTTAGATGATGAAGTGGAAATTGAAGGAGCGCGTGAATTAGAGATTGAAGAAATTTCCTCAATTCAATTAGCTGAAGTAAATGAAGTGGAAATTGAAGGAGCGCATGAATTGGAGATTGAAGAAGTTTCCGCAATTCAATTGACGGAAGTAAATGAGGCTGATAGCTTAGAAAAGGATTTAGGACAAGGACAGCATGACTTGGTGGAGACCGAAGAAGTTTCTGTTGTCCTAGCTAAGGAAAATGAATCTGACAGTTCAGAAAGGGATTTAGACCAAGGGCTTACAACTTCTGATGTTGAGCTTGAGTTGGCTGAATCCAAATCTGCCATTGCTGATAACTCTATCAGTACTGATCTTGTCGTTATTGAGTCCGTGAATGACAATCCTGAAAGCTTAGTGAAATATGATTCTGCTGTTGAAGATGCCCAACCTTTGGAAATGCTTGATAGACATGATGGAGATAATGTTGGAGCATATCAGATCCTGGGAATTTCCTCACTTGTATTGGGTGTGCTTGCTGCTACAGTTCTCTATGTGAAGAGTAGAAGTGATAAGACTTTGCATCCATTAGCAGCTCATGCTGATCAAGTCTCAAGTAAGAAATTTGATAAGCATTCCTCTCAAAACTGGCCCACAGAGGTCGATGTTGCGGGAGAGTCTTGTCCTTCAGAAATGAGCAGCTTTCAGATAAGTTCATCTTATAGCAAGAAATATCCCAAATCAGAGAATGATGAAGCTCAAAGCATTGAAAAGAAGCCTAGAAAGAGTAACAGGAGAGAGTCCTTGGCTACATCTGAGTTCTCAATGGGAAGTTTCACTACATATGAGAGGATTCAT GCAAGTGGAGGAGAAGAAGTCATCACCCCTGTAAGGCGCTCGAGCAGAATTAGAAGCCATGTCGTTTCCCCGTGA